In Oryza sativa Japonica Group chromosome 1, ASM3414082v1, the genomic stretch GAAATTAATCTATacaccccctcccctctctctctattaaaaaagaaagaaagaaagaacacCCTTTTCTTCTGATGAAAATGCATGGATCTCGGTTCTGCTGTTTGCACCTGTCTGTAAGCTAAAGCTCTATATATATCTAGCTTGCACTTGAAATTCCTTGTGATGATATATTATGATTGATAGTCCATGTATTATCAATTCAAATTGAATAATATATTGAAATCTTAGAATGATGTGTTTCAACCATAACCTAACTATACTGATGAATTATTCCGTAATTAACCGGACCTTGTAAATTGCCATGTTTAATTTCATAACATCCAATTTTTAAACATAAAAATGTTTCTGATAAATGGATCAATTCGCTAGCTGCCTAGATAGGTGGACTACTATAAATGCAAAACTGAACTGTAGTTTCGATCTAATACATTTTAGCTTCGATCATCTCAGAGGCACAAATACACACAGAGACTGAAGATGCTGATGAGATAGATTTAGATATGCTTATTACCTATAGCTAGGCTGCTCAACTTTCCCAATTTCCATGCAAAGGTTTCTTGATCAACCAAACATGTACATCGATCGATATGCATATATGTTTCCATCAAGATCATCTTCTCGGAGACTTTGCAAGTGCTAATTAGGAATCATATCTGATTAATTGATCACAAATTCAAGAGAGGTCCGTTGTTCAAAGCTGGCACACCTCGATCACTCCTAGCAAGCTATATCTCAGCTCCTTAATTTTGTCTTGTCTTAACAAAGTGGTCAACAAAGACCTTAAACCGCTCACATTAGGAGCCCAAAGCATGCAACTATCCATGCATTGATGATACGctcatgcatatagaaacaacACCCAAAAGTCACACACGAATTGCAATGTTTGACAGAGATTAGAGCGGCAGAATGCAGCATAGCACACATATATGATGAGTCGTAGTAGCTATAATTTATACTACTAATACAAATAGGTTTTGAACAAAACCATGCAGAATTAACCATTACATTGCTAGGTTGGACATAGCTAGAAGTCGTCGTCCTCTGACAATAATTAGAACCTAAGAActacatatattaatttattattatcaCTGCTAAGCAGTATTAATATACACATACTAGCAGCTATGCTTGACAATGGAGTCAACAAatccataatatatatatgggaGCTCACACTGTCACACACACACCGACACATGCAGCAAAGGCAATTGACTCGATCGATCAACTCCTTCAAtttagcttaattaattagtaattaactgCAACCATTTActgctatatatatagctaCATATATAGCCATATATAGCTGATGCCAAATTAAATTAAGCATCTAGTAGTTGATTGATTGGCACACACAtatgtattatatatatgtgtaataaTCTCTATCAATTTGACCGGTCATATCGATCAAGCAAGCTCCTGGTTCTTCTCCACCACCCTCACTTCCTTCGCCAACCTCAGTATGCTCGCCTGCATTGCCATGACCACCAAATCAGCTAGCTGATGTATAGCAAGGTTACAGATGATATATTACCAGTGATATAAGTCATCTACTGCAACTCTGCTACTAATTAGTTATAACTGAAAATGCCAGCAGCCAGCTTATATTTGTCTGACCTGAGCATCGGTTATCTCGACGGCGAAGCCGTCGACGATGGCGAGAGACGACTTCTTCCGGTAGGTGTCCGGCTGCAGGAGCTTGGCGAGGAGCTTGTCGTGCTTGTGGCTCAGGTAGGCGTCCAGCGTGGCCGACCCCTCCTTGGACCTGCAGCTAGCAATATTCAGAGAAACACACGATTGATCTGCTGTTACACTACcagtatatatgtatagattctAGCTATATATCATTCTATCAATGGCAGtagaatatatatgtgtgtgaaaTCTGCAATAATATGTGTAGATTTATGTGGTTCGATAATGTGTACAGACCGGTCAGCTCTGAGGCGCTCATAGACAGGGTCGAAGTTCATGAACACGAAGTAGACCTCCTGCTGCGGCTTCGCCATTGCTGATCTAGAGCTAGCTCaaccctcctctcctcctcttccttcttcgtcttcttcttcagctAGCTGTGGCTTAAACTGCACTGGTGTTCACTGTTCAGTGCTACTAATTAAAGAGATCGAGCACTCTAAGGAGATAACAAGATGTGTGCTCGGTTGGCTGGCTCTGGCTGCAGATCATTGCAAACGCCGGTATTTATAGCCGGTGGTGGAGagggagctagctagcttgctcaCACAGTACTACGGCCACTACTGCAAGTGTGAACAAGAAACGCGTAGTACTGTGTAGTTTTCTTACTGCACCCAGATTAGCCTAGATCTAGAGTTGATTTGAATATTTGATTAAGCTAAGCACAGCATGCACGCAACCTAATTAACGACAAACCGTTCAAGCAGTCTCTGCAGGCAGGCAGGCCGGGTTTGATTTGGTCAAGGCATCTCCCGCGTTGAATAACCACACCGctgcacatgcatatatatctcTAGCTAGTGCAGACACTTGTCAGCACTTGACTGAACCATAATACCATATTCATTTATCTTCAGGAATAAAATATGTGTGCATGCAGTTGCATCATTAACGTATATATATACCAGCATGCATGGGTGACcgatatatatactccctctgtttatatgatgttttgactttgatcaaaattaaactgctttaaatttgactaagtttctagaaaaaaaataacgttTTCAacacaagacaaatttattattaaaatatattcaattattgatctaataaaactaattttatattataaatattactatatttgtttataaatttagttaaacttgttataacctgaaacggaggggtatgtatcatttatatttatatgtatatacatacatatacccagctagctagctagcagagAAATGCAGAATGTTTGATTCCGATGatggcatgcatgcaatgcaattATGCAAATGAACACACAtggacgcacgcacgcacgcacgatcGATGCACGGATGGGGAATCTTGCACAGGGCGGGGAGAGGCGGTCAAGGGCTGGAGATAATCTCTACGCTCTCTGCTGTCTGCAgtctgcgcgcgcgcgcgcacacacacacacctgcAGATACTATGCGTTCATGTCGTGTTGGCTGATCTGATCAGAATCACGCAgtacgccggccggccggccggctggccCGGATCATCAGCGATGGGACGGCGTCGCAGAGGctgcgtgcgtgcatgcatgcgatATCAGCGAGCGATCGAGGAGGACCCGGGAAGCATCGGATCGACCCGGCAGCCGCGAAGGACGGCATGTTGCCGgccggggagaggggagagaggatcTCGGCGAgatcggccggccggccggcatgTATGCTGCCAATATGCCATATCTGCAATTGCTAGCAGCCACCACTTCACCCCTTTTTTGGGCGTGCATATGCATGTGTGTGGTGTacgcactagctagctagctgcctaTCGTCTCTGCTGATCTCTAGCCGTAGTACCTCTGTTCTGTGGGTTTTGTTCTCCATCGATGGATGATTTGATGGAAAGTGGATCCTAAGCCCTTgaggacatgcatgcatgcaccctGGTTCTTGTTCGAATGGTTATATATGCGACTCTTCAAGAAATGATGGACATAATTAACATACTCTCTcggtccaaaaaaaaatctaaaactgGACGTGACACATGCATTCTAGTACGTACAACAAATCTATACAGAGGTATGACAaaatttatagtactagaatgtatcacatccagttttagattcgtttttttttccgtGCGAAGAGCCGCACGTGAAAATAGTATTCCTACTTTTCCCTCTCACCTACTTCAAAATTTCCCCTCACCCCTCCCCTcttatctctttttctttctatctctctctcacgcctctcctctcctctcctctcctctcctttcggCGGGCGATGGCGGTGCGTCGGTGGTCGGcatcggcgcgcggcggcctcatctccacgcggcggcg encodes the following:
- the LOC4324647 gene encoding subtilisin-like protease SBT2.5 isoform X1, producing MAKPQQEVYFVFMNFDPVYERLRADRCRSKEGSATLDAYLSHKHDKLLAKLLQPDTYRKKSSLAIVDGFAVEITDAQASILRLAKEVRVVEKNQELA
- the LOC4324647 gene encoding subtilisin-like protease SBT2.5 isoform X2; the protein is MAKPQQEVYFVFMNFDPVYERLRADRSKEGSATLDAYLSHKHDKLLAKLLQPDTYRKKSSLAIVDGFAVEITDAQASILRLAKEVRVVEKNQELA